The Desulfoscipio gibsoniae DSM 7213 genome contains a region encoding:
- a CDS encoding EamA family transporter → MSWIGFIGYFVSISFQFIGTKLSDAHTGALITSATPAFIVFFGRFVLKETLK, encoded by the coding sequence TTGAGCTGGATTGGCTTTATCGGTTATTTTGTCTCTATCTCTTTTCAATTTATTGGCACCAAACTTTCTGATGCCCATACAGGTGCTCTGATCACATCGGCAACACCGGCCTTTATTGTTTTTTTTGGCCGGTTTGTCCTAAAAGAAACCCTTAAATAA
- a CDS encoding DNA alkylation repair protein, giving the protein MSGTEEEIRRRLFELRDLKYKEFACKLMPTVNPETVIGVRTPDLRKLAREFSKTPEASEFLKILPHAYYEENNLHGLLIETIRDYDAAVAAVDEFLPYIDNWATCDLISPKIFKKHLPKLYEKIKVWLISGRTYTVRFGIGMLMSFYLDDDFRPEMLELVACIRLEEYYVNMMIAWYFATALAKQYEAALPYIQEQRLEKWTHNKAIQKAIESYRIGDEAKAYLRKLKVK; this is encoded by the coding sequence ATGAGTGGCACAGAAGAAGAGATCCGGCGCCGGCTATTCGAGCTGCGGGATCTGAAATACAAAGAGTTTGCGTGCAAACTCATGCCGACGGTGAATCCGGAAACCGTGATCGGCGTCCGCACGCCGGACCTGCGGAAGCTCGCCCGGGAGTTTTCCAAAACGCCGGAGGCTTCGGAGTTTCTCAAAATCCTGCCGCACGCGTATTATGAAGAAAATAACCTGCACGGCTTGTTGATTGAAACGATCAGGGATTATGATGCCGCCGTTGCCGCCGTTGACGAGTTTCTGCCGTATATAGACAACTGGGCAACCTGTGATCTGATTTCACCGAAGATATTTAAAAAGCATCTACCCAAGCTCTATGAAAAAATCAAAGTCTGGCTGATATCCGGCCGGACCTATACGGTGCGCTTCGGGATCGGAATGCTGATGAGCTTCTATCTCGATGACGATTTCCGGCCGGAGATGCTTGAGCTTGTGGCGTGTATACGGTTGGAAGAATATTATGTAAACATGATGATCGCCTGGTATTTCGCAACGGCATTGGCCAAGCAGTACGAAGCTGCTTTGCCGTACATTCAGGAACAACGTTTGGAGAAGTGGACGCATAACAAAGCTATCCAGAAAGCGATTGAGAGCTATCGGATCGGCGACGAAGCAAAGGCGTATTTGCGGAAGCTGAAAGTAAAATAA
- the bioB gene encoding biotin synthase BioB, with protein sequence MLRLREIKNKILAGTLISKDEALEICEAPLHELCIAANAIREHFCGNTFDICTIINGKSGKCSENCKYCAQSSFYQTATEEYTLLGTDVIVERAKYNQDRGVLRYSIVTSGKRLSDTEVDQMCDSIRAIRKISNIAICASFGLLDETQFAKLKAAGVTRIHNNLETSRRNFPNVCTTHTYDDKIAAICAAQRVGLNVCSGGIMGIGETMEDRIDMALNLRELAVRSIPVNMLNPIPGTPYENNRLLTNEEMCRIVAVFRLLIPNAFIRLAGGRGLLSDKGRQCFLSGANAAISGDMLTTAGITIEQDMKMLDELGYKAVLWNE encoded by the coding sequence ATGTTAAGGTTGAGAGAAATCAAAAATAAGATACTTGCCGGTACATTAATTTCAAAGGACGAGGCTTTGGAAATATGCGAAGCGCCACTTCATGAACTCTGCATAGCAGCAAACGCAATTCGGGAGCATTTTTGCGGAAATACTTTTGACATATGCACCATTATCAACGGCAAAAGCGGAAAATGCTCTGAAAACTGTAAGTATTGTGCGCAGTCCTCTTTTTACCAAACTGCCACGGAGGAATATACGTTGCTTGGCACGGACGTTATCGTGGAGCGGGCAAAATACAACCAGGACCGTGGTGTTCTGCGGTATTCTATCGTAACGTCCGGCAAAAGATTGTCAGATACTGAGGTAGATCAGATGTGTGACAGCATCCGTGCCATTCGCAAAATATCTAATATTGCTATTTGTGCCTCTTTTGGGCTTTTGGATGAAACGCAGTTTGCAAAGTTAAAAGCAGCAGGTGTTACAAGAATTCACAACAATCTTGAAACATCACGTAGAAACTTTCCCAATGTTTGCACAACCCATACCTACGACGATAAAATTGCTGCAATATGTGCAGCACAGCGGGTAGGGTTGAATGTTTGCAGCGGTGGGATTATGGGGATTGGTGAGACTATGGAAGATAGAATCGACATGGCGTTGAATCTTCGTGAACTGGCTGTCCGGTCCATCCCTGTCAACATGCTTAACCCCATTCCGGGTACGCCCTATGAAAACAACAGGCTATTAACTAACGAAGAAATGTGCCGCATTGTTGCGGTGTTCCGTTTATTAATACCTAATGCATTTATTCGACTTGCAGGCGGAAGAGGACTTCTTTCTGATAAAGGGAGGCAGTGCTTTTTGTCTGGCGCCAATGCAGCGATTTCCGGCGATATGCTGACGACGGCAGGTATTACCATTGAGCAAGACATGAAGATGTTAGATGAATTGGGATATAAGGCTGTGTTGTGGAATGAGTAA
- a CDS encoding type II toxin-antitoxin system RelE/ParE family toxin — protein sequence MTKVLWTKPAFQDLQSIKDYIARDSVYYSDKFTADIIMATERLSQFPRSERMVPEIGEENTREIIYGSYRIMYQIRQEAIYITQVNVIWGE from the coding sequence ATGACAAAGGTACTTTGGACAAAACCGGCCTTTCAGGATTTACAGTCAATTAAGGACTATATTGCCAGGGATTCAGTTTACTATTCCGACAAATTTACCGCCGATATAATTATGGCAACAGAGAGGCTGTCCCAATTTCCCCGAAGTGAACGGATGGTGCCGGAAATCGGTGAGGAAAACACCCGTGAGATTATTTACGGCTCATATAGAATAATGTACCAGATACGGCAGGAAGCCATCTATATTACCCAGGTAAACGTTATATGGGGAGAATAA
- a CDS encoding sensor histidine kinase: protein MQSIKKRLVGSYLLVILLTVIIMDTLLLLGIRQYYYDNVKDMLEKQAEVAGSFYECYLSYQDLEGEAGALLKSYSSTTAAQVQIINAGGMVLADSQGAQAAGKLPFDDMQRALAGESGHWQGNLPITGEPAMSVAYPLKSNGEVVGAVRFITSLAGIHGVIRNAALILIAVGLLVVLLVTTVSVLLSATITGPVERITRVAEEMAAGRFSARAIKKYDDEVGKLADTLNYMAEEIVRYDQLKNQFIASISHELRTPLTSIKGWAVTLRTGGVKNMDDINDGLNIIERESDRLTLLVDELLDFSRLSAGKITLQLDTVHLQELLDSIVKQLNPRARRQRICLVCETTKDLPVIKADPNRLKQVVINLLDNALKFTPPGGTVKISAQAEEEQVQIKIADTGNGIPHAELPKVKQKFYKGTSSAGSGIGLSICDEIVRLHRGQLFIDSVPEQGTEVRVILPI from the coding sequence TTGCAGAGCATTAAAAAAAGGTTGGTCGGCAGCTACCTGCTGGTGATTTTGCTTACGGTAATCATAATGGACACCTTGTTGTTGCTGGGAATTAGGCAATATTATTACGATAATGTGAAGGATATGCTTGAAAAACAAGCAGAGGTGGCAGGCAGTTTTTACGAGTGCTATTTATCCTATCAAGATCTGGAAGGTGAAGCAGGCGCTCTCTTGAAAAGTTACTCCTCAACCACTGCGGCACAGGTGCAGATTATAAACGCCGGGGGGATGGTGCTGGCCGATTCCCAGGGAGCACAGGCCGCGGGGAAGCTGCCTTTTGACGATATGCAAAGGGCCCTGGCGGGAGAATCGGGACACTGGCAGGGCAACCTGCCTATTACCGGCGAACCGGCCATGTCGGTGGCCTATCCCCTGAAATCCAACGGTGAAGTGGTGGGAGCAGTTCGCTTTATAACATCCCTCGCCGGTATACACGGGGTTATCAGGAACGCAGCTTTAATACTGATTGCTGTAGGGCTGTTGGTGGTGCTCCTGGTCACAACGGTAAGCGTGTTATTGTCCGCAACCATCACCGGACCGGTGGAGAGAATTACCCGGGTGGCTGAGGAAATGGCCGCAGGCCGGTTCAGTGCCCGGGCTATTAAAAAATATGATGACGAAGTGGGTAAGCTGGCTGATACGTTAAATTACATGGCGGAAGAAATTGTACGTTACGATCAATTGAAGAACCAATTTATTGCGTCCATCTCACACGAGCTGCGCACTCCGTTAACATCCATTAAAGGATGGGCGGTAACCCTTAGAACCGGGGGAGTAAAAAATATGGATGACATAAATGACGGACTAAACATTATTGAAAGAGAGAGTGACAGGTTAACCCTGCTGGTAGATGAACTGTTGGATTTCTCCAGACTGTCTGCAGGGAAAATTACACTGCAACTGGATACGGTTCACCTGCAGGAACTGTTGGACTCCATCGTAAAACAATTGAATCCAAGAGCCCGGCGGCAGAGAATTTGTCTGGTGTGTGAAACTACTAAGGATTTGCCGGTGATTAAAGCTGATCCTAACAGGTTAAAGCAAGTCGTCATCAATCTGCTGGATAATGCTTTAAAATTTACCCCTCCCGGGGGAACTGTCAAGATTAGCGCTCAGGCAGAGGAGGAGCAAGTCCAAATAAAGATAGCCGATACCGGAAACGGTATCCCTCACGCAGAGCTACCCAAAGTGAAACAAAAGTTTTACAAGGGAACATCGTCAGCGGGCAGCGGAATTGGTCTGTCCATTTGTGATGAAATTGTTAGACTGCACCGGGGGCAATTGTTTATTGATAGTGTACCAGAACAGGGGACGGAAGTTCGGGTTATTCTCCCCATATAA
- a CDS encoding response regulator transcription factor — MKGRERILVVEDEDSIRKFILINLERNSFQVMEAVSGEAALVKAKTFRPHLVVLDIMLPGMDGFEVCRRLRAEFPGIAVIMLTARGQDMDKVMGLELGADDYVVKPFNPLELAARIRAVLRRMQTIQPDISQIIRQSPFRLDDSAQLIYKNEQQLDLTPREYYLMKIFLENKNLALSRDRLLNLAWGEDFFGDPKTVDVHIRRLREKIEDNPSKPVYIITVWGLGYRWREEKQVAEH, encoded by the coding sequence ATGAAGGGGCGGGAAAGAATTCTCGTGGTGGAGGATGAAGATTCCATCCGCAAGTTTATTCTTATTAACCTGGAGAGAAATTCGTTCCAGGTTATGGAGGCCGTCAGCGGAGAAGCAGCCTTAGTCAAGGCAAAGACATTCCGCCCTCATCTGGTGGTGCTGGATATCATGCTGCCGGGTATGGACGGCTTTGAAGTTTGCCGCCGGCTGCGAGCCGAGTTTCCCGGCATAGCGGTGATTATGCTTACAGCCCGGGGACAGGATATGGATAAAGTGATGGGGCTGGAGCTGGGAGCGGACGATTACGTGGTGAAACCATTCAACCCTCTGGAATTGGCGGCCAGAATCCGGGCTGTTCTTAGGCGAATGCAAACAATTCAGCCGGATATCAGTCAAATTATACGCCAAAGCCCCTTCCGACTTGATGACAGCGCCCAGCTAATCTACAAAAACGAGCAGCAATTGGACCTGACCCCCCGGGAGTATTACCTAATGAAGATTTTCCTGGAAAATAAAAATCTGGCCTTAAGCCGGGACCGGCTGTTAAATCTGGCCTGGGGTGAAGATTTCTTCGGCGACCCCAAAACCGTTGACGTGCACATCAGGAGGTTGCGGGAAAAAATTGAGGACAACCCTTCCAAGCCGGTTTATATTATAACCGTTTGGGGGCTTGGTTACCGCTGGCGGGAGGAGAAACAAGTTGCAGAGCATTAA
- a CDS encoding FG-GAP-like repeat-containing protein — protein sequence MNWKLLTTGLLLSGSLLISGCSMLPSPGSTIMAPRQASAQTQDNDPLKTVVQEFLPAGAKLEEPKNPGGAGAIQQQDMNGDGKAELLATYRVGQNPGQLGAVLLQEKQNKWQKVWELNYTLAYALDHASFADITGDGQPELLLGWTVDAESLGGVGKHNGVDIFAWQGHDTSSKGWQGDGIREGADIDKFEHWEGILARLSGIGYEKMEVLAPTDQEDTGKQAALALWYHLDSRGEKVYNSDSGEEHYYPGCTIYRWEKFGSDTGWARAEDLYPDYYKKVVAFYRENVKEMPEDPYYWSYLARAQVRANLPEDALKSITKGIKSGDPEDSKHWLTVKGEALNKLGKYEEARSTLTNAIQELEQENSNLSMEYFNLGQSYAGLKETDKAKAAYEKSLEIIKEAEKRYNYSGYTSQQPMVQRALENL from the coding sequence ATGAACTGGAAACTATTGACTACAGGATTGCTATTGTCAGGGAGCTTGTTAATCAGCGGCTGTTCCATGCTGCCGTCACCGGGGAGTACGATTATGGCACCCCGGCAGGCCAGTGCGCAAACCCAGGATAACGATCCACTAAAAACCGTGGTGCAAGAGTTTCTGCCCGCCGGAGCCAAGCTGGAAGAACCAAAAAATCCCGGCGGGGCCGGGGCCATCCAGCAACAGGATATGAATGGCGACGGTAAGGCCGAACTGCTGGCCACCTACCGTGTGGGGCAAAACCCCGGCCAATTGGGAGCGGTTCTGTTACAGGAAAAGCAAAACAAGTGGCAAAAAGTCTGGGAGCTAAACTATACGTTAGCATATGCCCTGGACCATGCCAGCTTTGCCGATATCACCGGGGACGGCCAGCCGGAACTTCTGCTGGGCTGGACGGTGGACGCCGAGAGCCTGGGCGGGGTGGGTAAACATAACGGCGTGGACATCTTCGCCTGGCAGGGCCACGATACAAGTAGCAAGGGCTGGCAGGGTGACGGTATAAGAGAGGGCGCGGACATAGACAAGTTTGAGCATTGGGAGGGAATCCTGGCCCGTCTTTCCGGCATTGGTTATGAGAAAATGGAAGTCCTCGCTCCAACTGACCAGGAGGATACCGGCAAACAGGCAGCCCTGGCCCTGTGGTACCATCTTGATTCCCGCGGAGAAAAAGTCTATAATTCTGATTCCGGGGAAGAACACTATTATCCCGGTTGTACAATATACCGCTGGGAAAAGTTTGGTTCGGATACTGGGTGGGCACGTGCCGAAGACCTTTATCCCGACTATTATAAGAAAGTCGTCGCTTTTTACCGGGAGAACGTCAAAGAAATGCCCGAAGATCCATATTACTGGTCTTACCTGGCCCGCGCACAGGTAAGGGCCAATCTACCCGAAGACGCCTTGAAATCCATCACTAAAGGTATAAAATCAGGCGATCCCGAGGACTCAAAACACTGGCTTACAGTGAAGGGAGAAGCCCTGAACAAGTTGGGTAAATATGAGGAGGCCAGATCAACCTTAACCAATGCGATCCAAGAACTGGAGCAGGAAAACAGCAACTTAAGCATGGAATACTTTAATTTGGGGCAAAGCTATGCGGGCTTAAAGGAAACTGATAAGGCTAAAGCCGCTTACGAAAAATCATTGGAAATCATCAAAGAGGCCGAAAAACGGTACAACTACTCCGGCTACACTTCACAACAGCCTATGGTGCAACGCGCTTTAGAGAATTTGTAA
- a CDS encoding type II toxin-antitoxin system RelE/ParE family toxin, which translates to MRFVTTEKFERSFNRLSNQHALAVEKAIRMLTENTKHPSLRVKRVKGTKDIWEASATRSLRITFRFLAPDLIQLRNVGTHEQVFRPPY; encoded by the coding sequence ATGCGCTTTGTTACTACGGAAAAGTTTGAGCGATCATTTAATCGTTTAAGCAATCAACATGCATTGGCGGTAGAAAAGGCGATCAGGATGTTAACTGAAAACACTAAACACCCTTCTTTACGGGTAAAGCGCGTAAAAGGGACAAAGGACATTTGGGAAGCCAGCGCCACGCGTTCATTAAGAATAACATTCCGGTTTTTAGCGCCCGATCTTATTCAACTTAGAAACGTTGGCACGCACGAACAAGTTTTCAGGCCACCTTATTAA
- a CDS encoding PocR ligand-binding domain-containing protein, which translates to MNERLVSFTQKIIQPVLDNISKREKIWLKFIDHSGKYIATTHSRSQCSFCRYIRSSYSGNKRCRGSARQVVFACQGNNQPSFFECHAGLTLTSVPVTVAGLYLGALAFGEITEKPKPYVLQRTSNLGLDVQTLQILYEEMPLFNRRQISMLAEYLYSISNCFIEIGVALTETEQFETKKNSFFFLNKYLSDEKIINDELINTPVSNGEISSPKMQKLVHDAEKFIINNYKHPITLTNVADFIHINPTYFSYLFRQVKGYTFKHYLTQLRIEKAKQLLLNSSLTVSEISQLIGYDDSNYFSRVFKKVTGFPPSLYRKQPKKVQI; encoded by the coding sequence ATGAACGAAAGGTTAGTTTCTTTTACTCAAAAAATTATACAACCTGTGTTGGATAATATATCAAAGCGGGAAAAAATTTGGTTGAAGTTCATTGATCATAGTGGGAAATATATTGCCACCACTCATAGTAGGTCACAGTGCTCATTTTGCAGGTACATCCGAAGCAGCTATAGCGGTAACAAAAGGTGCCGTGGCTCAGCCAGGCAAGTAGTTTTTGCGTGCCAAGGTAATAACCAACCAAGTTTTTTTGAATGTCACGCCGGGTTAACTTTAACTTCGGTGCCGGTTACCGTGGCCGGATTATATTTGGGTGCCTTAGCTTTTGGTGAAATTACCGAAAAACCAAAGCCATATGTTTTACAAAGAACATCTAATCTGGGTTTAGATGTTCAAACACTGCAGATCCTGTATGAAGAAATGCCGCTTTTTAACCGAAGACAGATTTCCATGTTGGCCGAATATCTTTACAGCATCAGCAATTGTTTCATTGAAATAGGCGTTGCACTAACCGAGACTGAACAATTTGAAACTAAAAAAAATTCTTTCTTTTTTCTAAATAAATACCTGAGCGATGAAAAAATTATTAACGATGAGCTGATAAATACTCCAGTTAGTAATGGCGAGATATCATCACCAAAAATGCAGAAATTAGTTCATGATGCGGAAAAGTTTATAATTAACAATTATAAACACCCGATAACTTTAACAAATGTAGCTGATTTTATCCACATCAATCCAACTTACTTTTCTTACCTCTTCAGACAAGTTAAAGGGTATACGTTTAAACATTATTTAACTCAGCTAAGGATTGAAAAAGCAAAGCAATTACTATTGAATTCTTCGTTGACGGTAAGTGAAATTTCCCAGTTAATTGGTTATGATGACAGTAATTACTTTAGCCGGGTGTTCAAAAAGGTCACTGGCTTTCCTCCCAGTTTATATCGCAAGCAACCAAAAAAAGTCCAGATTTAA
- the tdt gene encoding tellurite-resistance/dicarboxylate transporter yields the protein MKNFDGLIPNFTPSWFASVMGTGILAIVSYFYSTGFPWLKGLATAVWILNMFLFGLLVVPWVLKFIWHSKKALADFREPLTGQFYATMPIACLVIAADLLIVGTDSLGPHPAIGMAKIIWIMGAVLSVLGAVVIPLLNFTNREVQLENINPAWFMPPVALIVIPVPGAKLIAYWPESWQLIMLIFNYVAWGSGFFLFIALEAICLYRFFCCPPLPGKLVPTVWINLGPIGVGTIALLNLAASSTPFLGQLVEPVLQILALFLWGFGFWWIICAICLTTYYLRNNDLPFSLAWWAFTFPLGAYTGATYLVATFLHSSFVYGYGFLCYLLLLTLWSIVLVRTLVGVKKMEFF from the coding sequence ATGAAAAACTTTGACGGATTAATACCCAATTTTACACCATCATGGTTTGCCAGCGTTATGGGCACAGGTATTTTAGCTATTGTCAGTTATTTTTACAGTACCGGTTTTCCCTGGCTAAAGGGCCTGGCTACCGCGGTTTGGATACTGAATATGTTTTTATTTGGGTTGTTGGTGGTACCCTGGGTGTTAAAATTTATTTGGCATAGTAAAAAAGCACTGGCGGATTTCAGGGAACCGCTTACCGGGCAGTTTTATGCCACCATGCCCATTGCCTGCCTGGTAATAGCGGCTGACCTGCTTATTGTGGGTACGGATAGTTTGGGCCCGCATCCGGCCATTGGTATGGCTAAAATTATCTGGATTATGGGCGCGGTATTATCCGTGTTGGGTGCGGTGGTTATCCCGCTTTTGAACTTTACCAACCGGGAAGTGCAATTGGAAAACATCAACCCGGCCTGGTTTATGCCGCCGGTAGCACTGATTGTTATCCCTGTTCCCGGAGCTAAATTGATTGCTTACTGGCCGGAAAGCTGGCAGCTAATCATGCTTATTTTTAACTATGTAGCCTGGGGTAGCGGTTTCTTCCTTTTCATAGCGTTGGAGGCGATATGCCTGTACCGTTTCTTTTGCTGTCCCCCTTTGCCCGGTAAATTGGTCCCTACCGTCTGGATTAACCTGGGTCCTATTGGTGTCGGCACCATAGCCCTTTTAAACCTGGCGGCCTCCAGTACGCCCTTTTTAGGTCAACTTGTAGAACCGGTTTTGCAAATACTTGCTCTTTTTTTGTGGGGTTTTGGTTTCTGGTGGATTATTTGTGCTATTTGTTTAACTACTTACTATTTGAGAAATAATGATTTGCCGTTTTCTTTGGCATGGTGGGCTTTTACCTTTCCTCTGGGTGCATATACCGGAGCTACGTATCTGGTGGCTACCTTTTTGCATTCATCATTTGTTTACGGCTATGGTTTTCTCTGCTACCTGTTATTGCTCACGTTATGGTCCATTGTTCTTGTACGTACCTTGGTGGGTGTTAAGAAAATGGAGTTTTTTTAA
- a CDS encoding VanW family protein: MTIQQGKYSSPQMRSRIRMSIGRFYFTWRRYLIWLINRTKYTRTKQKQPLQFTIYNHKTPLLRELRNVDMWLQHNKIKNLRIATKRLNGIIINPGETLSFWRVVGKPSKIKGYAEGMVLYNGTFRPEVGGGLCQLSNLIYWMTLHTPLTVTERWRHSYDVFPDSKRTQPFGSGATVAYNYIDLQITNNTDEIYQLNVWVGDKYLHGQWCCSQPAKLYYHVYETNHIFTHEQWGGHMRHNVLRRKVFDTNDKIIRDEYITENHAVMMYAPFLPEGKIKN; this comes from the coding sequence ATGACGATACAGCAAGGCAAATATTCGTCACCACAAATGCGTTCCAGGATACGTATGTCCATTGGCAGGTTTTACTTTACCTGGCGACGTTATCTCATATGGCTAATTAACCGGACAAAATATACCCGAACCAAGCAAAAGCAACCTCTACAATTCACTATTTATAATCATAAAACGCCGCTGCTGCGAGAATTGCGCAACGTGGACATGTGGCTTCAGCATAATAAAATAAAAAATCTGAGGATAGCTACAAAACGCCTTAATGGAATAATAATAAATCCGGGCGAAACATTATCATTTTGGAGAGTAGTTGGTAAGCCTTCTAAAATTAAAGGTTATGCAGAAGGTATGGTCTTGTATAATGGTACCTTTAGGCCAGAAGTGGGCGGTGGTCTGTGCCAGTTATCCAATTTAATATATTGGATGACTTTACATACCCCCCTTACAGTAACCGAGCGATGGAGACATAGTTACGATGTCTTCCCGGACTCAAAACGCACCCAGCCATTTGGTAGTGGGGCTACTGTAGCATATAACTATATTGACCTGCAAATAACCAATAATACTGATGAAATATATCAGCTTAATGTTTGGGTTGGTGACAAATATCTGCATGGTCAATGGTGCTGCAGCCAACCTGCAAAATTATATTACCACGTGTATGAAACCAACCATATCTTTACTCATGAACAGTGGGGAGGCCACATGCGTCATAATGTTCTAAGGCGTAAAGTTTTTGATACAAACGATAAGATAATCAGAGATGAATATATAACTGAAAACCATGCGGTTATGATGTATGCGCCTTTTTTGCCTGAAGGTAAAATAAAAAATTAG